A stretch of Schistocerca cancellata isolate TAMUIC-IGC-003103 chromosome 3, iqSchCanc2.1, whole genome shotgun sequence DNA encodes these proteins:
- the LOC126175165 gene encoding facilitated trehalose transporter Tret1-like, which produces MDDTRMGVSTQTLVSVGGSTSSAPAKKLPQYIAAIFVTLGAMAAGTTLAWTSPANAELDCATNSGHCYTANELSWIGACMPLGAFAMVLPIGYLLDLVGRKLTMLCLVPPFVAGWACIVWGDTVVWLCVGRLLTGGMGGAFSLTAPVYTSEIAQKEIRGTLGGYYQLMLTVGILFVYLLGLGVELFWISIACGVMPILFAAAFIFMPETPLYRLKQGRGDEARKALQWFRGPHYDVEPELAEMRESVESSAKEKVSLWKAFNTPAARKGVLVAFGLMIFQQLSGVNAVIFYTSDIFKSAGSDIEPAVSTVIVGVMQVAATFVSSLVVDKLGRRILLLVSDSVMALCSLLLGIFFLLQDQGQADQIGWLPLVSMCLFIVVFSLGFGPIPWMMMSELFAPTIKGVASSVACLLNWFLAFIVTKFFSDMKDAFGSDVTFFIFAAISTLGTVFVFFIVPETKGKSLEEVQRVLGGEATEDKRQQVEETTAVEKF; this is translated from the exons tGACTCTTGGAGCAATGGCAGCAGGTACTACCCTTGCCTGGACCAGCCCAGCCAATGCAGAACTTGACTGTGCTACGAATAGTGGACATTGTTACACTGCTAATGAACTTTCATGGATTGGTGCTTGTATGCCACTTGGAGCTTTTGCAATGGTCTTACCAATTGGTTACCTCCTCGATCTGGTGGGAAGAAAACTTACTATGCTTTGTCTTGTTCCTCCATTTGTTGCTGGATGGGCATGCATTGTGTGGGGAGATACA GTTGTTTGGCTGTGTGTAGGACGCTTGCTGACAGGAGGAATGGGAGGTGCATTCAGTTTAACAGCACCTGTCTACACAAGTGAGATTGCGCAAAAGGAAATTCGGGGAACACTAGGAGGCTATTACCAACTTATGCTTACTGTGGGAATACTGTTTGTGTATTTGTTGGGACTAGGTGTGGAGCTGTTTTGGATATCCATTGCATGTGGTGTCATGCCCATCCTATTTGCAGCAGCTTTTATCTTCATGCCTGAGACTCCATTGTATCGCCTGAAGCAAGGACGTGGTGATGAGGCACGTAAAGCGCTGCAGTGGTTCAGAGGCCCACACTATGATGTCGAACCTGAGCTGGCTGAAATGAGAGAATCTGTAGAGAGTTCAGCGAAGGAAAAGGTCTCTTTGTGGAAGGCCTTCAATACACCAGCTGCACGAAAAGGAGTTCTTGTTGCTTTTGGCCTCATGATTTTCCAACAACTCAGTGGAGTAAATGCTGTGATATTTTACACCTCCGACATTTTTAAG AGCGCTGGGAGTGATATCGAACCTGCAGTATCAACAGTCATTGTGGGAGTTATGCAAGTAGCAGCAACATTTGTCTCTTCTCTAGTCGTGGACAAGCTAGGGAGGCGAATTCTGTTGCTTGTCTCAGACAGTGTTATGGCGTTGTGCTCATTATTGCTCGGTATATTTTTCCTCTTGCAAGATCAGGGGCAAGCTGACCAGATAGGATGGCTCCCACTCGTTTCCATGTGTCTTTTCATTGTTGTATTTTCACTTGGGTTTGGTCCCATCCCATGGATGATGATGAGTGAGCTTTTTGCCCCAACTATTAAGGGTGTTGCAAGTTCAGTTGCATGTCTGCTGAACTGGTTTCTTGCATTTATtgtcacaaaattcttttctgatATGAAAGATGCATTTGGTTCTGATGTCACCTTCTTTATCTTTGCTGCCATTTCTACCCTTGGTACGGTCTTTGTTTTCTTCATAGTACCAGAAACCAAGGGAAAGTCTTTGGAAGAAGTGCAGAGAGTACTGGGCGGAGAAGCTACTGAAGACAAAAGACAACAAGTTGAAGAGACAACTGCagtagaaaaattttaa